DNA from Denticeps clupeoides chromosome 7, fDenClu1.1, whole genome shotgun sequence:
acaaataattagaCAGTGTAAATGACTCAGAGGGAAAAAGCTCACTTCAACAAATGGGTTGATTGAGGATTTAAAGTGTGACAGTGaattgatattaatgagttacGTGATGGTGAGTTCCTGGGAGCGTAGCATAGGAAGAGGATGGTCTGAGGGTATGAGAGGGTATGCATATACAACATTTTTGACTAATATTTTGAGCGACAAAAAACGGGGGGGGGGAATTTGGTCTAGAATGACCACTCCAGATTGTTTAATCTTACACTTACATTACTGTGGGAGAACATTGAGTGTGGAGATGACACACATTACATTGGATACCTTAGTCACAAATTTCAGTCAGCAatttttgttgtggtttaaCCAATAGTTTGACCTTTACACTGACtcatgacagtgtgtgtcttgtgtgagGGGGACTGTGTGTACCTGGTATGTGTAAGAAAAAGTACAGAGTACAcagaatgattgtattcatagtcggGGTCCtaagtgaaccagaactgattactttcaatggtgtctgtgtgtctgtgtgtctgtgtgtctgtgtgtctgtgtgtctgtgtgtctgtgtgtctgtgtgtctgtgcacaccTGAGGGATGATTGTGATACGAGATCGTAGATCATGAAGCCCCATGTTGGCAATATTGACCCCGTCAACACGGATCTCTCCTTCCGAAGCCTCAATGATGCGGAAGAGGCCCAGAGTGAGAGACGACTTCCCTGCTCCAGTCCTGCCGACTATTCCAACCTGACATACACACATAGTAGGAAAATTCACAACTCAAAATATTAAAGCAAAGCATGCACAGATCTCCATACCAGTCTACACACCTTTTCCCCACCCTCGATGATGACATTGATATTCCTGATAGCCAGCTCCAAGTCATCTCTGTATCGCAGGCCAAAGCTGCAAATCTCTATATGACCTGCAGTGGGCCATCCAGTGGTCGGTTTAGAGCCCTCCAGCGTCCACTCCGCCTACAGGAGGCACACACAATCATAAAGTCTGAATTTGTTTTTCCATAGCTCGGTCTGTTAGTCATCTGAAAGAGTGTCCAAACTATCCTACTACATTTGGCTTCCACTCTTTAATAAGTTAATCAGTGTTCTCTGAAGGGATGGGCATCGGTACAGTAAATCAGAAAGAGATAAGCCCAATTCCAAGGCTTtatgtaaaaagaaattaaaaactgCAGTAATACAAAGGATGAACCACATCCAGAAACAATCTCTGCACCTATAACACTGGCAAGGCAATTCATAAGAATGTATGCAGTGTGGAAGAGTCTAGAATACAgctaattaaatgttaatcGTGAGCCTTGGTATGAAACCATGAAGGCATCCTGTGACCACTGCAGTCATGCATCTGTTGCACGCAGGGTGCATGTGGGGACATATATGCGTGTCTCACGTGTCCAATGCAGTGCAATCCAGGATAAATTACAGTCTGCTGACTTAGGGACAACAGAGAGACATCCAGTCCCCTGCTTCACTGAGTCTCTCCACTTACTGACCTCCTTCTCCGTGTCTCCATACTCTTTCACCCGCTCCACTGCCACAATGTTGGTCTCCAGCTCTGAGGACATCCGGACCAGCCAGTTAAGAGAAGCTGTGACCTtggaggagaagagaaaaggaaaatggCACATTTGATGGGTGAAACCTGCACAAGAAAAAGTATGATGTTGTTGAGTTAGCCTTGACCTAGTGAATACTGACCTGCAGTGCGTAGGAGATGGACAAACCCATGATCCCGGGGCTCAGGTTGTCTCTGGATATGACTGCGAACAGCGCCGCAAACATCACAATGCAGTTCCCCACGAACTCCAAACGAACTGCCAGCCACCTACCACAGACAAAACTACCTTTATTATAACAGCACTTATGAAGCGCTATTAAAAGCACAGGGGTtaattcccaaattctcccactcCACTTCATTGCCATGTTTCCTCCAATGGCTTCCAGTAGCTGACAGCTTCCAAATACTGATGCTAGACTACAAAGCCCTGATACCTCCGATCTCTCATTACCCCACACTCTGCAGTTCGATCTCTCTGATCCTCCAGCACCGTTCCACTGgtgccaccatctctcaaggtaccaGGAAAGCAAGGTGCCAttcatatagggtggtagtagcctagtgggtaacacactctcctatgaaccagaagacccaggttcaaatcccactaattaccattgtgtccctgagcaagacacttagccctaaattgctccaggggggactgtccctgtaactactgattgtaagtcactctggataagggcgtctgataaatgctgtaaatgtaaacatagaGTCTTCTCTGTCTTTGCTCATAGGTGGTGGAACAAACTCCCACTACATATTTGAACAGCTGAATCACTCAAGATCTTCATAAGCAAGCTAAAAGCCTTCTTTGTTAATCGCTATTTACagattgggtcctagtgaaccaaatgagggatttctatttttgatattttaaagcaagttgctctggataagagtgtcggccaaatgctgtaaatataaatgttaatgtcatAACAAAATAACATGCCTGTTGGCGACGATACTGGGGTAATATGCTTTCTGGTTGAGGTCAACTCGGCCATCACTCTCATGAATGAAGCGCTGCTGATCGCCAAAAGCACGAATGACGCTAGTGCCGAGCAGAGTTTCATTAAAGTGCGTGTAGACAGGAGAACGGCTCACTGACTCCAGGCGCTTCAGTTGACGAGAGGACGCCACATAGAATCgctgaggaaaaaagaaaaattgcatGTAGGGTCAAAATCAGCTGGCAATGACTAACGGCAATGTAATAAGTATTGATCACTGACTAGTTAGTTTCACTGACTTACAGAATAGTGAAATTACTGACCTGAACAAAGAAGTAGAGCAGACCGAGGGGTGGGATTATGATGACGACAAGAGGCGTAGCAATAAGGATGACTGCACACGCACCCAACACATTGAACATGGAGCCCATGAACATCTTAAAAATGCTGGGGATGACAGAGTCAATGGTGTCTGTCTCCTTAGAAAAGCGGTTAACCAGGTTGCCGCTGGGTGTTCTCTCAAAAAAAGCCATTGGGGAGCGGAGCACGTTGTATAGCATGGTCTCGTGCAGGTAACGAGAGGCCAGGATCCCGCCAATCGACACAGAGATGGAGTAACAGAACACCGCCACACCTAATGAGGTAGTTGGAAGTAAACCAATACCACAAAGTAAGTTTTTGTTCCAAGTTAAATGAGTCAAACTTATACTTCAATGTTTTCGTTGAACATACATATATTTGCAGGCATTACAGCGTTCTTACTTTTATTTTCCCCTATATTCTATTTAGTTCTAAAACCACtactttaactatgcacagtcaaaacagagtgATTCaggatgcatttacatttacatttacagcatttatcagacgcccttatccagagcgacttacaatcagtagttacagggacagtctccctggagcaacttagggttaagtgtcttgctcagggacacaatggtagtaagtgggattcgaacccgggtcttctggttcataggcgagtgtgttaccctctaggctactaccacccggtagTAGCCTGCAGTGTTggactgctataactatgcatgtgacaaatacattGAAGGGAATTGGATCTTGAAATGTTAGCGCACATCAGTTCCATGAGATTTAATTAAAGCATGGTTTTAATATTATCAAGATCTTTGGGAACAGAGCTCAAAAGCcacaacataaaataattatagaaaaaaaaaaaaaaaactttttgaacAAACAAATCAGATCCATAAAGGTATCACCTTCCACCTTGTAACTTACAGGACTGCAAGCATCTGCCAGATATCACAGCACAGCTTCAGAAGACTAGTGGAGTCcttctttaaatgtgacatgCTGTTTTAGTGGCAAATGGGCACCTATTTGATTTAAGACGGGTAGTGAATGTTAGCATGCTTACAATGGCAATAcacatggtggtagtagtctactGGATAGTTCACTTGCCTGCGAATCAGAAGACtgcaaagtcacatgttcaaactcttaatatcattgtgtccctaagcaaatCACTTAATGCTGAGCTGCTCTAGgcagtcactttggataagggcacctgCTAAATGCTGTGAAACGTAAAATGCAATGCAGGTTCCAACTAGCGTGTGAATGCTCCCTCACCCTGTGTGATGCCCAGGGCTCCATATATACTCAGCCTCATCTCTCTGTAAGGCTGGGTGCCATTGATCACAGGATCGTCTGTCCAGCGACTGAGCCAAAAGTTAGAGCCCAATGAGGCCACGTGATGACATAAGAACAGGAAGATGCTGATACAAGACAGACAGATGCCGATTGCCTTCATATACTCCCAGAACACTGACAATTTGACCttcaaaagacacaaaaaataaacaatcaTTCTTAAAATTATGAATTTTGTAATTGTGTAACGGTAATTATGTAACGGCTCTTTTGACAACAAAATGTCTATTCTGCTGTGATACAGTCTTGCTCTCATAGATTGATAAGAGGCTCCTGTACCCGCCCAGTTTTGGCCTTGTCGGCCTCGGTCAGTTTGGCAGCCTCCGGAGACCTGGCCTTCTTCCCGTCCCCCTCACTGGTGTCCATCTTCAGATGGGACTTCGCTGAGCTGGCCGCAGACAAAGAATTCTGGGCTTGTCTGCGGTGTATGGAGACAGACGCCAAGGTCATCGGAGAAAATTACTTGGAACATTGAGGTGAAAAGGCAATAAATCCTGGACTGAAACTGTATTTTTGAATTCGAACACAATAATCGTTCTATTTTTTTTGTGGCTCGCATACTGTGCAGGGTGAACCAACAGAATGTACTCACCCCAACATGGCAACAGGACCACCATTCTCAAGAGCTTTCTTAGACACTGCATCTGCTGAAAATCAGAGGCCCATCAGACCGAGGGGGAAAAGGTTTGACTATCCAAACACACCCAAAAGGCCACACCCAGATTtcaagacttataaaatggTGCGTTTTTGTCAATCacatacttaacaaaaagaaaagaaaatcttcatgctttttccacaaCTTCAAATCATGTAGCCACTATTTTCAATTTAGTGTTTAACATAAaatttcattaatttgttcCAATTGTGCATATTGTTGTGAGTAatggttaaaaaatatattgcacCTTGGTCATACTCATTCATTCAAAAGTCTGCATGCCCCacttaaccaaaaaaaggtCCAACTGCCAAGCGATCAGCAAGCACACCTCAGAGCTGCGAGGGACACTAAACACAGCAAGGAGGAGATGGGCTGAGGTGCACACTTCTCAAACACCAGAGACAAACCACCCACAGGGAAAACGAGGGGAGGTTGCTACACCAGCGGCGTTTAAACAATCTGAACCTTCCTTCCTATCGCCATAGTAGTGTCTTACAAAAGCTTTGACAGCTGCAAAATCATGTCATCCTGATTGGCTCTTAACCAACGACCATGTTAGCACAGATACATTTTTGTGGTGGTAGAATTTTTGTTGACATGATTGAGTACAGCTTCAGTAAGACACTGGATCAGTGCCTGGGGGGGCTCTGCCCCCTACAGAATAGCAGCACATGCATAGACTACTGCGGCCTGGACAGTTGTGTTTAAGCACCAGCCACCTCCAGCCAGGTAGGCCAATCTCAACAAAGACTTACTGAATAATTACTGCCGGTACTAATGTGCccacaataaaaatgttcaggGTTGAGATTTCATCAGGAATATATAAGAAACATCATATAATGAGCCTTGACACAACAAGGCAAAGGGACAAAACATTCCCCATGATGCTAAGCCCTGCAAGCTTCAGAGTAGGTCTCAAACTGACAACAGACTCCAGGGTGCATGCATGCCTAATGTGACTGATCCACCTAGAAACCAGATTTAACCATCACTTCAAACCTTCAGTTCCATCTTTCTCTTCAACCTCCTCCTCTCTCACAGTGCCCTCTTCTGAGCAGAGAAtaggacaaaaaataaaaaaatggtacTGGGTAAGACAAAagacacatgaacacaaaaaaaaaaaaaaagtaaagcttTGGGAGGATGGAGTGGAGGGTCAGAGTTGTTGGTGCTGTAAGGGGCACCATTTCCTGCTTTCCCACAAAGTGCCTTAAATGATTCCAGGCCTTTAATGTGTTGAACACTGATGGATCAAAAGGGATCTAAAACATTATGAcacatgtgcctgtgtgtggggggaagctGTTCTTCAGACCCCTCAGAACTATGTATAATAAGGCTCTCACATCCACCCATATCTTTTCTACAGCTGCCATATGCCAGCAGATGGAGAGCTCAGATAAAAGAGGACTAATGAAAGGGAAGAAATGAATGTTGGGCTTAAGACAACACGCTCCCTTCATAAGGAAAGAACCCAACTCACCCGGCTCCTCCTCTGTCTGCTCTGTGTTGGCGTAGGTACGCAGGAAATCGGCGAAAGCACCCTGACGACCCATCAGCTCTAAATAGGAGCCCGTCTCTGTGATCTCACCATCCACCATCACCAGGATCAGGTCTGCCTGAGGCAGGAAGCTCAGACCGTGGGTCACAAGCACACGAGTCTGAAAGGGGAGCGTTAGTTAGGGTTACATGCTGAAGTTTCACACTATTGTTTGCTCTGAAATATTTATCTATGCTTCATTGAGAGAATAGAAAAGAACAGATCAGAACGGattagagaaagaaaaaaacaatcacttaagAATTTGAGAAAGGTAGGTTAAGTGCACTTGAATGAACTTGGATCTGAGACTTAAGTACACTATaatacataaaaagaaaaacatgaaaacaattGTGGGTATAGCTacacatgacatttttaatacagtCCAATCTTAATCGATCATGAAGATCACTTAGGTAGTATTCTGAACAACTCTGGTAGGGTCACAGAGACAAACATAATAAAGAATTTTTGGGTTCCAGAGGGATTATGCTCATGATGATATATGGGGCAATCAGACTTAACAACAGGAGGAGGTTTAAACAGACAAGCATGATGAAGCGGGGTGCATGAGACCAGTCAATATTGCTCACTGGGTCCTTTacttcaaaatgtaaaaaacctCATTACACCATGAAAAAGGCTTTGGTTGGTTGTTAATTTCTCCACTAGCAAACACTGTCGAATTGCTACTTCTTACATACAGTGAACCAGAAagtttttacattacatcactttttccaaaaGTTATGttagtcttattccaaaatggatcaagttgttttttttttttttgtttttctcagaattctacaacACAAATGGATAAAGCAGATGGACACGAGTATTCACAGCCTGcaccatgaagctcaaaattgagctcagatgcttcctgtttcccctgatcatccttgagatttTTCTGCAGCTTAAGTGGAGTCCAACTTAGTAAAAGGCAAAAGTTACTTCAGAAACAAATCatgacaaacaaaataaacGTTGGTTACaactggaggaaaccaggcaccgctgaTCACCAGGCCAAAACAATCtctacagtaaagcatggtggtggaagaatcatgctgtggggatgtttttcagctgcaggaacagggagactagtcaggatagaggggcagatgactgcagcaatgtacagagacatcctggatgtaaacctgctccagagcgctcttgaactggGGCGGCGGTTCATCTTTTAGCAGGATGACggccctaagcacacagccaagatatcaaaggagtggcttcaggacaactctcaATGCctttgagtggcccagccagagcccagacttgaatctgattgaacatctctggagagatcttaaaatggctgtgaacTGACTTGTCCCATCCAACCTgttggagcttgagaggtgctgcaaagagaatgggcaaactggccaaggataggtgtaccaagcttgtagagtcatattcaaaataataatgctGTAAAAACCAAATGTTGAAAAATGTATGCGTTAAGTTTAGACTCACCCGTCCTTGCAGCAAGCCCTGAGGTCCGATGACTTTGTCAAAGATGTGTTTACCCACATGGGCATCCACAGCAGATAACGGGTCGTCCAGCAGGTAGACAGCAGTGTCACAATATACTGCCCGAGCCAGGCTCACACGCTGTTTCTGCCCACCAGATAAATTCACACCCTACATATACAGAGCAATAAATAGAAAAGGACACACTTAAAGGAACAGGGCTATATGGGTTTCTGCCTTCCCCCTGAATATATGTACTCGAGACACAAACCTGTTAAGATGTCAGGTAGTTTGACCTTAAGATCAAGGAACAAACCTATCCAAACCAGGTCCATTGAACAGCAGCTTACTTACACCACCTCTAAATAAACATGATAACACTTTAATGTTCACCTTCTCTCCAATCTCAGTAGCATCTGCCGCAGGCAGGATCTCCAGGTCGGGCAGAAGGGCACAGGCTTCCACAACACTCTGATACCACGACTCTTTCCTCTCCCGGCCAAACACAATGTTTTCCCGAAGAGTGGCATTCTGGATCCAGGCTTGCTGTGGCACATAGGCTACCGAGCCCTTAAGAACAAGACAAGGAAAAACAAACCCCCAGTATGATTATCATATAACATATGACATAACATGaccagggtaaaaaaaaaaaaagttacaataatTACAAGAAAACCTGGCAGTAAGATTTCATGTGCACCTTTATGCTGACTGCCCCATCCTGCTTGTGCATTTCTCCCAGCAGTGCTGAGAGCAGAGAAGACTTCCCAGAGCCCACATGTCCCACCACAGCTACCAGTGAGCCTTCTGGGATTAACACATTTattctggagagagagaggggtaggCAGGCTGAGACAGGGACAACACAATAACCACCAATAAAGAGGAGAGCAGAGGGGGCAGGAAGGAAAAGGCAACATATCACAGCCACTGAGGGATTATCATTGTAATTCAACCATTATTATATCAGTATTATATCACTCCTGATACTGTTATGTAGggtgaaccaaaagacccaggttcaaaccccacttacctgagcaagtcacttaaccctaaattgctccagagggactgtccctgtaactactgattgtaagttgctctggataagggcatctgataaatactgtaaatgttaaattcttcaatttaataaataacaaagGAGCAAAAAATGGTCTTGTTTTATAAAGACCATAACAGAAATGCGGAGACTGAATCAAACTCACTATAGATTACAGCTCAACATTCTGCCTTTTCTGTGAGGAAGAGTGAAATAAAGTGGGAGTAGCCTGTACCTCTTCAAAGTAGGGTTGTCCGTTTTAGACCAGCTAAAAGAGCCGTCGACAATACTGATGCTGTCAGAAGCTGCAAAGAGAAAATGCCCATAAATGCCCCATAATATCGGAAAGCACCTCAAGTCCTTACAGGCCTTCATATCAATATGTAAAGCTcatgtacagtatttacattttgcaGGTCATGATATAAATACATAGTAACAATAGCCACATTGGCATAATGTGTAGCCTAAAACataaattgacaataaagtttaaatGATTGTACATAAAAGACCAGTTAAGGGAAAAAATCCCTGAGGTCAAGGCAAAACAGCATTGCATTTCTAGAAAGAGAAAAAATTAGCTATGCTGTTCTCCATTCAGTTACTCACATCCAGCAATGGCTTTGCGGTTCACATTGTCCTCATCCAGCTCCTCATGGGACAAGAAAACTCTCAAGCGCTTCATGGACACACTGGCCTGTGGGGGATGgcaagcaataaaaaaaaaaagataaaacaaaaagatACCCAGGACCAAATCCCAAAGTGTATTATGTACGGGAGGGGGGGGATTAAACAACCATGAAGGAGACAAATTGATTCTGGTGGAGAAGTGTGGTGTGCCAACCTGAACCATGCTGCTGATCACCATGGGCAGCATGTTGAGAGGGAACCGCAAGATGTTGAAAAGAGCCAGAGACACAAAGGCCTTCTGAGCATCCAGAACATTCTTTTCATCCACCATCACGTAGACAGCAAACGTGGACAGAGCAACCTAGAAACAAAACAGCAACAGTTGCTGCATTACCCgaatattatgaaataaatctCAACATGCAAGTGCAGAATTTGAGAAAAACTACCTTAATTAATAATAGTGTTTCGTTATTATGAGTCTTACtgaaaaactaattaaattatagaagaaaagaaaaaaaaaaaaaaaacgctgtgaACAgaccataaaaatgttttattacttgGTAACCCTGCTCACAGCAACCCAGCAACGTCAGGGCCAGGTCTCATTTTTGAGAGGCACATGTAACTCAATAGCCTATCATTAAGTTCTTATCTGATCGTGCCTAATAAGCTAAATCAAGCTTCTTGGAGAttcaagaacaaagaacaacaaTAGTCCTATTGTTAGCAAAAAATGACCAGTGCGTAATTCACACACAATGACCGCTTTCCTTACCAAGAACGGAGCGCAGACCCACGTAAAGGTGGACACGGCTCCCAGGTATGCAGTCTTCTTCAGCACACGCAGTTCACTCTCCCGGATCTTAGAGACCTTATCCCTGAAGGCCAGCTCCCAAGCATACAATTTCAATACCTTAATACCATTCAGGACTTCATTCATCAGCTTGATGCGGTTGTCTTTGCTTTTCATTTGGGCAACCTGCTCAAAGAAGGAAAAATCCCAATGAGCTTAATATGGCATACTTTGACTTAAGCCACTATGAGACTTAAGCCAAATGTGTTTGGTTCTATTTTCATTTCTCTTATCGCTTAAGAACAGAACCTTTAACAAAACAACTGAAGCAGGCATCGGATCTTGATGTCTGACCTGGTATGTTTTGGTCTTCATGGCAATAACAGCATTCACTGGGACCATCAGAACCATTACAGCTACACCAGCCAGCACAGAAGGACCCAGGTTCTGTAAGAAGGAGAGCAataatttacacaaataaaagcagaagaaacagttcatttaaaaaaaaagggggattaTCTGACTATATTACACACACCTGCCACAGGAAATAAAGTGCTAGGATGACCTGCAGCGGTGCAGACCAAATCATATTGATGTAGGTGATGAGGTCCATGAAGCGCTGAGCGTCCACAGACATCAAGTTTACAATCTCTCCCACTGTGGACGTGCGGCGGGCTGCGTTAGTGATGACCAGAGCCTGCAAAAGGGTTCAATCAACTTATGCAGTCTAAGGTGTCTCTCCCTGCTATtaaaataaagccaaaaatCAATagcataacaaaacaaaattgcaCACTGTGATGGTTTTGCAACGTTAATGCCAGACTGGTAAACcgattaaaagtaataaaaaggtattaaaaatatataaacaaaactCTTACTTTCCTGTACACAGCTCCTACAATGGCTGTACGGAGCCTCATCCCGGTGACGAAACAGACATGGAAGTATCTCTGCAGGATAAGCGTCTGCACGCAGGTGCAAACAAACAGCAGGGACGTGTAGAAATAGCCCTGCCAGTAGGGGGCACTGCCATCATTGACGAATCGGATCAGCAACCTACAAGACATGTTAGTGGTTCCAGTTAACAGAGCTCTTGACAGCGGCCACTGGTGAAGAAAGCGTCCAACAGCAACTGTGGCTCAGAGGTTTGCTTTGACTGTTTGCTTTGAGTAGGAACGCTGGAGAGCGGGCCACACAGTTATGGGGAGCCTCTCGGCAAATTCCCCCATGGAAACCTAAGCTGCCTTCAGCACGACAAAACAAACACGTGGCGGGGTGTCCTTTCTGGCTTTCCCTCCATCTGTGTGAAAGGTCACTCGTGCTGTTTAGCAGCAGCATCCATCTGCTGTTTAAAATTGCAAGACAGGAATTGGCAGACCCACCTGAGGATCTCAGGTCCCACAAACATTAGGATGTCGTGGACGATTTTGTAGAGGGAGCTGACGAGGAAGTAGGGCCCGAAGGTGCGGCACAGGGCCAGGAAGAGTGATGGCTCGCTTGTATTCTGCGAAGATTTTACCAGCAGGATCTCAGACTCCTCCATTGGCGGTCTGTCCTTTTCCCCCCGACTTCTTTCCACTGCCGAACGCTTTGGGGAATACACTGTCTTTTCTGACGTCCTGTAGAAGGAAGACTAATTCTTAAAATGACACCAAGACTGGCAATCTGCAGGAAGCAGAAAGTTAAATTcaataccatttacatttacattatttatcagacgcccttatccagagcgacttacaatcagtagttacagggacagtctccctggagcagttttagggttaagtgtcttgctcagggacacaatggtagtaagtgggattcgaacccgggtcttctggttcataggcgagtgtgttacccactaggctactaccaccctacatcaGCAACACACCTTCGACTTACATTCACTATACAACAATTCTGATTACAACAGCCTTAGCATTCAGTCATGACAACCAATAGGGCAGGaaagaacaaagaaatacaaTCAACCTGCTTTTACCTGCTTTACCTTCTCCCCCATTCACTGTGTGTTCTCACACAGAACACATAGTCAGCATTGGGCTATTGGGCAGGTGGGGTTCTACAGCAGGGAATAGCTACTCGTCTATTGGAAGGAAAGCCCCGGGCCTATTTTACAACAACTGACAGAGCCAAACAGCGTTAGGAAATAATTCATTAGGGGACACACCAGGATTCTAGCAGGACTACTTTTCATGCAGGCCGCCTGTTTAACACCATCACAACGGACTAGGCTGACCTTTTGACCTTGCTGCACTCATGGTTCCAACACCGCACCAGCTGTGGCACAACTTTTTGGGACTGATCCTCAGAGTTCAGGCACCACAGGTCCTTCTCTTCTAGTGGTCTCTTGAATCCCTGAACCAGGAGCCTGGAGAATGACAGACACTGTTAGTTAGACAAACTGATCTTTTAAGAGCACTTGTACACACCACATTCTGGAGATGAAGACCTCTTCTCCTACATACTTTGTTATCCACCAGAAAGTAATCTTTGACAGGAATGAAGCCCCTGACTCCGGACACGGATTCTATAAGGAATCACAGCACATCTTTTGTAATACCTTGCTCGGTGGTCAAGCGTGTTTCACAAGACGGAGCAACAGGAAGGATGAGAATGACTCACTGTCTCTTTGACTGCATGTGAGAAAAGGGGAGGCTGGTCAGACAGGCAGGAGAGCAGCAGGGAAAGGAGCAGCAAAGCGAAGTAGATGTAGAAGGTGGTGGATCTGAACACGTCTATACCGGTCGGCTTGGGGGATAAATACACACAGTCAAGATGGCCAATGAAAACTCCCACAGTAGCCACGAAGAAAGATTGGGATCAGTAAAGGAACTCTTGATCCTCACCTCATTTATTGTCTGCAGTATTCTAGAACGAAAAGAGACTGT
Protein-coding regions in this window:
- the abcc1 gene encoding multidrug resistance-associated protein 1 isoform X4, with protein sequence MGIDSFCSLDGSDPFWDWNRTWNASSPDLTRCFQSTVLVWVPCFYLWLCAPFYFAYLKWHDLGYICMTHLNKAKTVLGFLLWIVCWADVFYSFWERGQGTARAPVFFISPTMLGITMLLATFLIQYERIKGVQSSGVMLNFWLIAFLCATVSFRSRILQTINEPTGIDVFRSTTFYIYFALLLLSLLLSCLSDQPPLFSHAVKETNPCPESGASFLSKITFWWITKLLVQGFKRPLEEKDLWCLNSEDQSQKVVPQLVRCWNHECSKVKRTSEKTVYSPKRSAVERSRGEKDRPPMEESEILLVKSSQNTSEPSLFLALCRTFGPYFLVSSLYKIVHDILMFVGPEILRLLIRFVNDGSAPYWQGYFYTSLLFVCTCVQTLILQRYFHVCFVTGMRLRTAIVGAVYRKALVITNAARRTSTVGEIVNLMSVDAQRFMDLITYINMIWSAPLQVILALYFLWQNLGPSVLAGVAVMVLMVPVNAVIAMKTKTYQVAQMKSKDNRIKLMNEVLNGIKVLKLYAWELAFRDKVSKIRESELRVLKKTAYLGAVSTFTWVCAPFLVALSTFAVYVMVDEKNVLDAQKAFVSLALFNILRFPLNMLPMVISSMVQASVSMKRLRVFLSHEELDEDNVNRKAIAGSSDSISIVDGSFSWSKTDNPTLKRINVLIPEGSLVAVVGHVGSGKSSLLSALLGEMHKQDGAVSIKGSVAYVPQQAWIQNATLRENIVFGRERKESWYQSVVEACALLPDLEILPAADATEIGEKGVNLSGGQKQRVSLARAVYCDTAVYLLDDPLSAVDAHVGKHIFDKVIGPQGLLQGRTRVLVTHGLSFLPQADLILVMVDGEITETGSYLELMGRQGAFADFLRTYANTEQTEEEPDAVSKKALENGGPVAMLGQAQNSLSAASSAKSHLKMDTSEGDGKKARSPEAAKLTEADKAKTGRVKLSVFWEYMKAIGICLSCISIFLFLCHHVASLGSNFWLSRWTDDPVINGTQPYREMRLSIYGALGITQGVAVFCYSISVSIGGILASRYLHETMLYNVLRSPMAFFERTPSGNLVNRFSKETDTIDSVIPSIFKMFMGSMFNVLGACAVILIATPLVVIIIPPLGLLYFFVQRFYVASSRQLKRLESVSRSPVYTHFNETLLGTSVIRAFGDQQRFIHESDGRVDLNQKAYYPSIVANRWLAVRLEFVGNCIVMFAALFAVISRDNLSPGIMGLSISYALQVTASLNWLVRMSSELETNIVAVERVKEYGDTEKEAEWTLEGSKPTTGWPTAGHIEICSFGLRYRDDLELAIRNINVIIEGGEKVGIVGRTGAGKSSLTLGLFRIIEASEGEIRVDGVNIANMGLHDLRSRITIIPQDPVLFSGTLRMNLDPFDGYTDEEVWRTLELAHLKNFVSGLPDKLNHECAEGGENLSLGQRQLVCLARALLRKTKILVLDEATAAVDLETDNLIQSTIRTQFEDCTVLTIAHRLNTIMDYTRVLVLDKGQMAEFDSPASLLAKKGLFYKMAKDSGLV